In the Chroococcidiopsis sp. SAG 2025 genome, one interval contains:
- a CDS encoding IS4 family transposase codes for MEQAIAKTKVCEQRKRSLPAQLVICLVIAMSLWSRDSMRDVLKNLIDGLSEAWVKVGKYWRVFCKSAITQARQRLSPRVMSQLFHQLVRPMASTDTKGAFLNGLRIVVIDRTCFDLPDSDENARVFGRPSSRPGTQAAFPKLRLVILVEAGTHLIFDALMCPYRIGERVRALRLLRSVSSGMLLMWDRGLHSYAMVQATVTTGSDYLGRIPANVKFLCEEPLADGSYLSWIYPPAKFRSKACQPIQVRVIEYTIGNTDNPEEQLRYRLITSLLELEKFPAQLLAIEYHQRWEVENTIDELKVHLSGRKTHIRSQKPREVVQEVYGWLLGHWAVRLLMFQAAKSAGITPLRLSFTGTLRVIRRAIPKFQRLQSQELPFF; via the coding sequence ATCGAGCAAGCGATCGCTAAAACTAAAGTTTGTGAACAACGTAAACGCTCGTTACCAGCACAATTGGTAATTTGTTTGGTAATTGCGATGAGTCTGTGGTCACGAGATTCGATGAGAGATGTGCTGAAAAACTTAATTGATGGGCTGAGCGAAGCATGGGTGAAAGTGGGGAAATACTGGCGAGTTTTTTGTAAATCAGCAATAACGCAAGCCCGACAACGATTAAGTCCAAGGGTGATGAGTCAATTGTTCCATCAACTGGTGCGACCAATGGCTAGCACCGATACCAAAGGAGCATTTCTCAATGGATTGCGAATTGTGGTAATTGATCGGACTTGCTTCGATCTGCCAGACAGCGATGAAAATGCGAGAGTTTTTGGTCGTCCGAGCAGCCGTCCTGGCACACAAGCCGCATTTCCCAAACTGCGATTAGTCATTTTGGTAGAAGCAGGAACACATTTAATCTTTGATGCATTGATGTGTCCATATCGAATAGGAGAACGAGTGCGGGCATTAAGATTATTACGCTCCGTGAGTTCAGGGATGTTGTTGATGTGGGACAGAGGGTTACATTCTTATGCAATGGTGCAAGCAACTGTCACAACTGGTAGCGATTATTTAGGAAGAATTCCCGCAAATGTCAAGTTTTTGTGCGAAGAACCACTGGCGGATGGTTCTTATCTGAGTTGGATTTATCCACCTGCTAAATTCCGCTCAAAAGCTTGCCAGCCCATACAAGTCCGAGTGATTGAATACACAATTGGTAATACCGACAACCCAGAGGAACAACTAAGATATCGCTTAATTACCAGCTTATTGGAATTGGAGAAATTTCCGGCTCAACTACTGGCGATTGAATATCATCAACGCTGGGAAGTAGAAAATACTATTGATGAACTCAAAGTACATTTATCAGGACGAAAAACTCATATTCGCTCTCAAAAACCGCGTGAAGTTGTGCAGGAAGTTTACGGGTGGTTGTTAGGACACTGGGCTGTGCGGTTATTGATGTTTCAAGCTGCAAAGAGCGCGGGTATCACTCCTTTGCGTCTGAGTTTCACTGGGACATTGCGAGTTATTCGTCGTGCTATCCCGAAATTTCAACGCTTGCAATCACAAGAACTCCCCTTTTTTTAA
- a CDS encoding glycosyltransferase encodes MRAWRIEVNKGDGHWNVLCLNLPSYLLSEFGIDSIREGVEGQAQILDRKLASSFKTGAAGTIVFSWTDEWFTGGFAIQDWAFGLVDRDRHKKPAFYSVQQYYKSLLPPQLPEYPKVSVVVCTYNAERTLDSCLASLEQHNYPNYEVIVVNDGSTDGSWKIAQKYDYIRLINQENKGLSVARNVGIAAAEGEIIAYTDSDCVADPDWLIYLVDKFLSSGLSAVGGPNLPPPEDALIPACVAVSPGGPTHVLLNDEVAEHIAGCNMAFRREALVEIGGFDPLFHAAGDDVDLCWRLQDQGYTIGFSPAAIVWHFRRGTKAAYLKQQQGYGKAEALVYFKHPYRFNLLGQPRWFGRIYGGLYSTFLIGQPTIYSGVFGRGFFQMLYQPPASLFGYLPLTLEWNLAIALFGTLSLLSGHFPWVAIVMLLISWGWSVAAAVQAPIDSRFQGIKARLLVATLIYLGPLVRSLERYRWRFRGLTQMDAIKCDRVTQKPKVVWHKSAFDLSYWTEAGMEKESLLLGAMELLLSRKYFIIPDHG; translated from the coding sequence TTGAGGGCATGGAGAATCGAAGTCAACAAGGGGGATGGACACTGGAACGTTTTATGTTTAAATCTGCCTAGCTACTTACTAAGCGAGTTCGGCATCGATTCTATCCGTGAGGGTGTAGAAGGGCAAGCTCAGATCCTCGATCGCAAGCTGGCATCGAGTTTCAAAACTGGAGCAGCAGGCACAATTGTCTTTTCTTGGACAGACGAGTGGTTTACTGGCGGGTTTGCGATTCAAGACTGGGCGTTCGGTTTAGTCGATCGCGATCGGCACAAAAAGCCTGCGTTCTATAGCGTGCAGCAGTATTACAAATCGCTGCTACCACCACAACTACCTGAATACCCCAAAGTCTCGGTGGTTGTCTGTACTTACAATGCCGAACGGACTCTAGACAGTTGCCTCGCCTCGCTAGAGCAGCACAATTACCCTAACTATGAGGTAATTGTGGTTAATGATGGATCTACAGATGGTAGCTGGAAAATTGCTCAAAAATATGACTATATTCGCTTAATTAACCAAGAAAACAAGGGATTAAGTGTCGCTCGTAACGTCGGTATCGCTGCTGCTGAAGGCGAAATTATTGCCTATACTGATTCCGATTGCGTTGCCGACCCAGACTGGTTAATTTACCTGGTAGATAAATTTCTCAGTTCGGGACTTTCAGCCGTTGGTGGTCCCAACTTACCTCCACCAGAAGATGCTTTGATCCCTGCTTGCGTGGCAGTGTCTCCTGGTGGTCCTACCCATGTCTTACTGAACGATGAGGTAGCGGAGCATATTGCTGGCTGTAACATGGCTTTTCGCCGAGAAGCGCTAGTGGAAATTGGCGGTTTCGATCCGTTGTTTCACGCAGCTGGCGATGATGTCGATCTGTGCTGGCGGTTGCAAGACCAAGGCTATACGATCGGCTTTAGTCCCGCGGCGATCGTCTGGCACTTTCGCCGCGGGACTAAAGCCGCTTATTTAAAACAACAGCAAGGCTATGGCAAGGCAGAAGCTCTAGTCTACTTCAAGCACCCCTATCGCTTTAATTTATTGGGACAACCCCGTTGGTTCGGCAGAATTTACGGCGGGCTTTACTCAACTTTCCTCATCGGTCAACCGACGATTTACTCTGGAGTGTTCGGTCGCGGCTTTTTTCAGATGTTGTATCAACCTCCAGCCTCTCTATTTGGCTATCTCCCTCTAACTTTAGAGTGGAACCTAGCGATCGCCCTCTTTGGCACTTTATCGCTGTTATCCGGTCACTTCCCTTGGGTTGCCATCGTTATGCTGTTAATTTCCTGGGGTTGGTCTGTGGCTGCTGCCGTACAAGCACCAATTGACTCCCGTTTTCAGGGCATAAAAGCGCGTTTGTTGGTAGCAACGTTAATTTACTTAGGTCCACTGGTTCGTAGTCTAGAGCGGTATCGCTGGCGGTTTAGAGGACTAACTCAGATGGATGCGATCAAGTGCGATCGCGTCACGCAAAAACCCAAAGTAGTTTGGCACAAGTCTGCTTTTGACTTGTCCTATTGGACGGAAGCAGGAATGGAGAAAGAAAGTTTGCTGCTGGGGGCGATGGAACTGCTTTTATCTCGCAAGTACTTTATCATTCCCGATCACGGTTAG